Proteins from a genomic interval of Brachybacterium vulturis:
- a CDS encoding GNAT family N-acetyltransferase encodes MHVTIRPLDPTSESELDQYLALETALDEHTYGGSEALTREQLRAQLADSPYWQVQRWVALVEPMEGGQSLVGRASTFVPLQENLETISVGVSIHPAFRGRGLGTAMVQEALIPAIRDSGRTLVEAYGEIPADGDAESPELPVNRLARRLGITRKNLAVCRALPLPLEETLLEALQAEAAQELGEYRVELWDGEIPEEHLSAYGLLLRQLELDEPDEDVEHEAPEYTPERIRESERRMREEGTVRILAVAVAPDGSFVGNSEVHLHTAPQSTLGWQENTLVMPEHRGHRLGLALKVATHRRLRERAPQLRSLVTWNSHVNPWMIEINEKLGYQILYRELVLQGRPSL; translated from the coding sequence CCTCCGAGAGTGAGCTCGACCAGTACCTCGCGCTCGAGACCGCCCTCGACGAGCACACCTACGGCGGCAGCGAGGCCCTGACCCGCGAGCAGCTGCGCGCGCAGCTCGCCGACTCGCCGTACTGGCAGGTGCAGCGCTGGGTCGCGCTCGTCGAGCCCATGGAGGGCGGACAGAGCCTCGTCGGCCGCGCGAGCACGTTCGTGCCGCTGCAGGAGAACCTCGAGACGATCTCCGTCGGCGTCTCCATCCATCCCGCCTTCCGCGGCCGCGGCCTCGGGACCGCGATGGTCCAGGAGGCGCTGATCCCCGCGATCCGCGACTCCGGCCGCACCCTGGTCGAGGCCTACGGCGAGATCCCGGCCGACGGCGATGCTGAGTCCCCCGAGCTGCCGGTGAACCGACTGGCCCGCCGACTCGGGATCACCCGCAAGAACCTCGCCGTCTGCCGCGCGCTGCCGCTGCCGCTGGAGGAGACGCTGCTGGAGGCGCTGCAGGCCGAGGCCGCTCAGGAGCTCGGCGAGTACCGCGTCGAGCTGTGGGACGGGGAGATCCCCGAGGAGCACCTGAGCGCCTACGGCCTGCTGCTGCGCCAGCTCGAGCTCGACGAGCCCGATGAGGACGTCGAGCACGAGGCCCCCGAGTACACGCCGGAGCGGATCCGTGAGAGCGAGCGGCGGATGCGCGAGGAGGGGACGGTGCGGATCCTCGCGGTCGCCGTCGCGCCCGACGGCAGCTTCGTCGGGAACTCCGAGGTCCACCTCCACACCGCACCGCAGAGCACTCTCGGCTGGCAGGAGAACACCCTGGTCATGCCCGAGCATCGCGGGCACCGGCTGGGCCTGGCGCTGAAGGTCGCCACCCATCGCCGGCTGCGCGAGCGGGCCCCGCAGCTGCGCTCCCTGGTCACCTGGAACTCGCACGTGAATCCGTGGATGATCGAGATCAACGAGAAGCTCGGGTACCAGATCCTCTACCGGGAGCTGGTGCTGCAGGGCCGTCCCTCGCTCTGA